The region ATGAGCTGGAGAAAAAATTTAAACGCATTGTCTGAAAGGAGCCTTTATCATATGAAGCAGCCGCTCATTGTCCTCACAGGACCCACGGCAGTGGGAAAGACCGCCCTTTCCATCCGGCTGGCAAAGGCCGTTGGCGGGGAAATCATCAGCGCGGATTCCATGCAGGTATACAGACACATGGATATCGGCTCAGCCAAGGTGACTCCCATGGAAATGGACGGCGTTCCCCATTATCTCATTGACGTGCTGGAGCCACAGGAGTCCTTTAACGTGGTCACCTTCCAGCAGATGGCCAAGGAGGCCCTGAGGGAGATTTACAGCCACGGCCGCATCCCTGTCATTGCCGGAGGAACCGGTTTTTATATACAGGCCCTGCTGTACGATATTGATTTTAAGGAAAATGAGGACAGCAGCCCTGTCCGCAGGGAACTGGAAGCCCTGGCTGAGCGGGAGGGAGAGAGGGCGCCCCAGGTCCTTCACGCCATGCTCCGCCAGGCGGACCCGGAGGCAGCCGCTCAAATCCATGCCAACAATATAAAGCGTGTCATCCGGGCCATTGAATACTACCGCCAGACAGGGGAGAAGATTTCCCTCCATAACCAGCAGGAGCGGGAGAAGGAATCCCCCTACAATTTCCTCTACTATGTTCTGAACACGGACCGGGCCCTGCTCTATGAGAGAATTGACCGCAGGGTAGACCTGATGGTGGAGCAGGGACTGGTGGAGGAAGTTAAGGCATTGAGGGATATGGGCTGCCGGAGAGGCCATACCTCCATGCAGGGACTGGGATATAAGGAGATTCTGGACTATCTGGAGGGCAGATGCAGCCTGGAGGAGGCTGTATATATACTGAAGCGCGATACAAGACATTTTGCAAAACGCCAGCTTACCTGGTTCAAACGGGAGAGAGAGGTGCGTTTTTTGAATCTTCCTGAGTTCGGAGGGGATGTTTCAAAGGTCCTGGAGCGGATATTAGAGGATTGCGCAAAGCAGGGAATCGTGCTACAATAACAAACCGGAAAACGGAGGATTAAAAACCAATGGATATAAATGAAATGAACCAGATGTACGAAAGCCTTGGCATCAGACGGGAAGTCAGGGAATTTGCGGCAGAAACGGAACAAGCGCTGAAGGAACGCTTTGAGGCCATTGATGCGGTGGCGGAATACAATCAGATGAAGGTCATCAAGGGAATGCAGGACAACCGTGTCAGCGACATCCACTTTGCAGCCACCACCGGCTACGGTTACAATGACCTGGGACGTGATACCCTGGAGGATGTGTACGCCAGCGTATTCCACGGTGAGAGCGCCCTTGTGCGCCCTCAGCTCATGAGCGGCACCCACGCCCTTCATGTGGCCCTGTCAGGCAACCTGCGTCCCGGGGACGAGCTTTTGTCGCCTGTGGGCAAGCCATATGACACCCTGGAAGAAGTCATCGGAATCAGGGATTCTGTTGGATCCCTTAAGGAATACGGGGTGTCCTACCGCCAGGTGGATCTGTTTGAGGACGGTTCCTTTGACTATGAAGGCATTGCGGCAGCCTTAAATGAAAAGACAAAGCTGGTGACCATACAGCGTTCTAAGGGCTACGCCGCCCGTCCCACTTTGTCTGTGAAGCGGATTGGAGAATTGATTTCCTTCATCAAGAACATAAAACCGGACGTCATCTGCATGGTGGACAACTGCTACGGAGAGTTTGTGGAAACCATTGAGCCAACCGATGTGGGGGCGGATATGATTGTGGGTTCCCTGATTAAAAATCCCGGCGGCGGACTGGCTCCCATCGGCGGTTATATTGTGGGCAGGAAGGACTGTATAGAACGGGCCTCCTATCGCTTAAGCGCTCCCGGACTGGGTAAGGAGGTGGGAGCCAGCCTGGGGTTAAACCAGCAGCTCTACCAGGGACTTTTTCTTTCACCGGTTGTGGTGTCGGGAGCACTGAAGGGCGCCATATTCGCAGCCAGCATTTATGAGCGCCTGGGCTGCGCAGTGGTGCCGAACGGCAGTGAATCCCGTCATGACATCATCCAGGCCATCACCTTTGGCACCCCTGAGGGAGTCATATCCTTCTGCAGGGGAATCCAGGCAGCCGCGCCGGTGGACAGCTATGTGACGCCTGAACCATGGGACATGCCGGGATACGACAGCCCTGTTATTATGGCGGCAGGCGCTTTTGTCCAGGGCTCCTCCATTGAGCTCTCAGCTGACGGCCCCATTAAGCCGCCTTATACCGTGTATTTCCAGGGGGGACTGACCTGGTACCACGCCAAGCTGGGAATACTCAAGTCATTACAGCAGCTGTCGGATGACGGGGTTTTGAAAATCTTAAGATGACACCCCGGGAAACTTATGGTAATATATACTAATTAGGCCGAACCCGGGTCCTGCGGACCAGGGGCTTGGCCTGGCTGACCGGAGGGTAAGACACATGCATTACAAGAATTTCTGGATACTTTTAATCATGCTGCTGGCAGGCATTGTCCTGGGTGGCTTCATGGGACAGCTGGCAGAAGGGATTTCCTGGCTGAACTGGCTGAATTTCGGACAATCCTTTGGGCTGGATTCGCCTCTGGTAATTAATTTCGGCATCCTGGTCATCACCTTCGGACTGACCATCAAGATTACCATGGCCAGCATCATCGGCGTGGCAGTGGCACTCATCATTTACCGGTATATATAATTTTCCTGACTTTGTGCTTGGAGAGGTGCGTAGTTAGGAGAGAGATGGAAAGAATAAGAATTAAGGATTTGCCCCACAAGGACCGCCCCTATGAAAAATGTCTGAGTCTGGGTCCGGACAGCCTGTCCGACACAGAGCTTCTGGCAGTCATCCTGCGCACCGGAAGCAGGGAGGGAAACTCCCTGGACCTGGCAGACAGCCTGCTGGCTCTTGGAAGCCCCGGAGACGGCCTTCTGGGCCTTTTGCACCACTCCCTGGATGACTTTATGGGAATCAAGGGCGTGGGGAAGGTAAAGGGGGTCCAGCTGCTTTGTATAGGAGAGCTGTCAAAACGAGTCTGGAAGCGGAAGGCCAGCGAGCATGCCCTTTACTTTGGGCATCCGGAGGAAATATCTGACTATTATATGGAAGATATGCGCCATCTGGAGCAGGAGGAAATCCGCGTCATGTTCCTGAATACAAAGCAGGCCATGATTCGTGATCAAATCATGGCCAGAGGGACGGTAAACGCATCTGTCATGACGCCCCGGGAAGTACTCATAGAGGGGCTCAGGTGCCGGGCCGTGTCCATGGTGTTGGTTCACAATCATCCCAGCGGAGATCCCACCCCCAGCAGAGCGGACATGCTGCTCACCAAACGTCTGAAGGAAGCGGGAGAATTGGTGGGAATCACACTGATCGATCATGTTGTCATCGGAGACAGGCGCTATCTCAGTTTCCGCGAAGAGAATTTAATGTAAGAGGAAGTTTATCCATGGAAACCAAACGCAGTAAATATATTCTGGCAGGACTTACGGTGCTGTGCGTGCTGCTCATCTGCATCACATCCCTGAAGGACGGCATCATGGAACCCCTGCGCACCGGTGTGGGTTATTTTTTGATTCCCATTCAGACAGGAGTCAACGCAGTGGGTACCGGCATCTATAACGAGTTAAAGGATTACGGCAGCTTAAAAGACGCGCTGCGGGAAAATGAGGAGCTGAAAACACAGATTGTACAGCTCACAGAGGACAATAACCGTCTGCAGGCGGAACAGTTTGAACTGGACCGCTTAAGGAAGCTCTACGAGCTGGACCAGAATTACATGCAGTATGATAAAATCGGGGCCAGGGTCATTGCCCGCGACTCGGAAAAATGGTTTCAGGTGTTCCGTATCAACAAGGGTTCCGCCGATGGAGTGGCCGTGGACATGAACGTGGTGGCCGACGGCGGTCTGGTGGGCATTGTGACGGATGTGGGCGCCAATTACGCCACGGTGCGTTCCATCATAGACGATTCCAGCCGGGTGGGAGCCATGAAGCTGGATTCCTCCTATAACTGTATTGTGGCAGGAGATCTGACTCTCTATGAGGAGGGGCGTCTCAAGCTTACGGATTTTTCAAAGGATGCCGTCCTCAGGGACGGCGATCAGATAGTTACCTCCAACATCAGCACCAAGTTCCTTCCGGGAATCCTGGTTGGATACGCTGCGGATGTCTCCATTGACCCGGATCACCTGACCCAGTCAGGCTATCTGATTCCGGCGGCTGATTTTAATAATCTGCAGGAAGTGCTGATCATTACGGATATCAAAGATACAGGAGAGGCGGCTGTCCAGTGATTCAAGCAAAGATAAAACAGGTACTTATCAATATATTGTTCATCGTGCTGGCATTTACGGTGCAGAACTGTGTATTTCCCCTGCTTCCGTTTTTGTCGGCATCGCCCAATCTGCTTTTGATCCTTACGTTTTCCTTTGGTTTTATCCACGGGAAAAACGCGGGGGTGTTTTACGGCGTCCTTTCAGGCCTTTTACTGGATCTTTTCTACAGCGGGCCTTTTGGTTTTTATACCCTGATATATATTTATATCGGCTATGCCAACGGCATCTTTACCAAATACTATTATGAAGACTACATCACCCTTCCGCTGATACTCAGCATTTTCAACGGAATCTGGTACAGCATGTATATATACGTCTTCCGTTTCTTAATCCGCGGACGTCTGAATCTTCCTTATTATTTCAGGAACATCATGCTTCCGGAGATTATATTTACCGCAGTTACCACCCTTTTGATTTACAGGCTGTTCCTTTCCGCCAGCAGACGCGTGGAGGATATAGGAAAAAGGAGAGACACAAAACTTGTTTGACGAACTGTTAGAAATAGTAAAAGAATTTTTCAAGAAGCTGTTCAGCTCACGGCTCTTTGCACTTTCCGTGATATTTACCGTCATGTTTGCCGGGCTGTTAGGCAAGCTGTTCCAGATGCAGATTCTGGACGGAAGCGAATACCAGGAAACCTATATGCAGAGGACGGAAAAAAGCGTCACCACACCGGGGTCCAGGGGCAACATCTTTGACAGGAACGGCAACCGGCTGGCTTATAATGAGCTGGCTTATTCCGTCACCATACAGGATTTGGGGGATTATCCCCGTCCCAGTTCCCGCAACCAGATGCTGTACCGCCTGGTACGGATACTGGACCGGCGCGGGGAGACCGTGGAAGGAAAATTCGAGATTGCCCTTGACCAGAACGGCGAGATGTTCTTTACATCCAGCTCTGATTCCGCCAGGACCCGTTTCTTCCTGTATTTTTACGGTCTTTCTTCCACCACCGGCCTCAACGACCCAAAGGGCAGGTATCCCACCAACATCACAGCCAGAGAGGCATTTGAGCGCAAAAAGGTGGACTACGAGCTGGATAAGATGAAGGACGAAAAAGGCAATCCCCTGGTCATACCGGACAACATTGCCCTTGACATGATAAACATTATCTACACCATGAAGCTGACCGAATACCAGAAGTACGAGACCACCACCGTGGCCACCAATATCAGCAATGAGACCATGGTGGAAATCAATGAAAACGCCGCGGACTTAAAGGGCGTCAAAGTGGAGCAGTCCTATGTGCGCAAGTATGAGGACAGCATCTATTTTGCCCCTATTATCGGTTATACCGGCAAGGTTCAGGAGGATCAGCTGTCCACCCTGAACGAGCAGTGGCATCAGTCCGACGAGGCTGCCGGCCTGCCGGAAGACGCCACGGACAAATACGATCTCAATGATATCGTTGGCCGTATCGGAATCGAAAAATCCATGGAGCTGGAGCTTCAGGGTGAAAAAGGCTACTCCAGGATGTATGTGGACAACATGGGACGTCCCCGTGAAATCATTGAAAAGACGGACGCCAAGGCCGGGGACGATGTATACCTGACCATTGACCGGGACCTGCAGATTGCCATTTACAAGCTGATTGAGCAGCAGCTGGCCGGTATCATCAGCTACCATCTCCAGTATGATGATTTGGATCCCAACAAGACCTATGACCCTTCCAAGATACCCATTCCTGTGAAGGACGCCTATTACCAGCTGATTAACAACAATGTGCTGTCTCTGATGGATATGTCCCAGGAGGGGGCGTCTGACATTGAAAAACAGATTTACAGCAAATACGAGGTATCCAGGGAGCAGATACTTGCGGCGATACGGAACGAGCTTCTCAGCTCCCATGCCCTGGCCATGAACGATCTTCCCAAGGACATGGCTACTTATATGAATTATATCTATGCTTATCTGTCTGACGGCTCCGTAGGAATCATACAGAAGGATAAGATTGATCAGTCCTCGCCGGAATACCAGGCGTGGAGAGAGGGCACCATCAGCCTGAGGGATTATATCTACAGCGGGATCGCGGGAAACTGGGTGGACACCACCCGTCTGGACGTGACCAGCAAATATTCCGATGCCGATGACATATTCACCCAGCTGGTGGACCATGTCATCGAATCCCTGCGCAGCGACAATAAATTCACAAAGCGCATGTTCCGTTACCTGATTAATGACGAGGTCATAACGGGCCGTGAGCTCTGTCTGGCCCTCTATGCACAGGGCGTCCTGACTTATGACGCCCAGGCCATAGCAGCCCTCCAGATGGGGGATTCCACCTACACCTACCAGTTTATCAAGGAGAAGATATCCGACCTGGAGCTGACGCCGGCGCAGCTGGCCCTGGACCCGTGTACGGCCGGAGTGGTGGTAACGGACGTAAAGACGGGAGAGGTGCGGGCCCTGGTCACATACCCCAGCTATGACAATAACCTGATGTCAGGCAGCGTGGACGCGGCTTATTTCAGCCAGCTCCAGGACGATATGTCCAGACCGCTGTACAACAACGCGACCCAGGCCCAGAAGGCACCGGGCTCCACCTTTAAGCCCATCACGGCTGTGGCGGCCCTGGAAGAGGGCGTGATAGGGCTCCAGGACACCATCGAGTGTACCGGTATATACGATCAGATTTCCAAGCCTATCAAGTGCTGGATCTGGCCCGGCCGTCATAACAGCGAGAACATCGAGGAGGGCATACAGAACTCCTGCAACTACTTCTTCGCTGAACTGGCCCACAGGCTCTGTATGAAGCCGGACGGCACCTATTCGCCGGACCAGGGCCTTGCCACCCTGCGCAAATACGCTGCCCTTTTCGGTCTGGACCACACATCAGGTGTGGAGATTTCCGAGAATGAGCCCCAGATATCATCGGAGGACCCGGAGCGTTCCGCCATGGGACAGGGCACCCATTCCTACACCAATGTCCAGCTTTCCCGCTATGTGGCAGCCCTTGCCAACCGGGGAAATGTATTTGAGCTGAGTCTTTTGGATAAACTTACCGACTCTGACGGGAACCTGATTAAGGACTATACCCCTGCCGTAAGCTCCCGCGTGGACGCGTCTGACAGCACCTGGGACGCAGTCCAGACCGGTATGCGCCGGGTAATCACGGACAGCTCCGCCAAGAGCATTTTCTCCGATCTCCCGGTGGAGGTGGCGGGCAAAACCGGAACAGCCCAGGAGGACAAGAGCCGTTCCAACCATGCCTTCTTCGTATCCTTTGCGCCTTACAGCCATCCGGAAATTGCCGTGACTGTAAATATTCCTTACGGTTATGCGGGAACCAACGCCGCAACCCTTGGCAAAAAGGTGTACGAGTATTATTATGAATATACCACCCTGGAGCAGATAGAAAGCTCCGGTGCATTAGGTGTGTCAAATGTAAATATTGGTGACTAAACCAGCAAAAGAGGTGATTGTATGCACAATGCAGTTGTAATTAAGAGCAGCAAGGCAGGAATGACTGTCATTCTGGACCCTGACCTGCCCTTTGGCGAGCTTTTGGAGGCCATCGGGAAAAAGTTCAGGGAAAGCGCCCGTTTCTGG is a window of Enterocloster clostridioformis DNA encoding:
- a CDS encoding penicillin-binding transpeptidase domain-containing protein, which translates into the protein MFDELLEIVKEFFKKLFSSRLFALSVIFTVMFAGLLGKLFQMQILDGSEYQETYMQRTEKSVTTPGSRGNIFDRNGNRLAYNELAYSVTIQDLGDYPRPSSRNQMLYRLVRILDRRGETVEGKFEIALDQNGEMFFTSSSDSARTRFFLYFYGLSSTTGLNDPKGRYPTNITAREAFERKKVDYELDKMKDEKGNPLVIPDNIALDMINIIYTMKLTEYQKYETTTVATNISNETMVEINENAADLKGVKVEQSYVRKYEDSIYFAPIIGYTGKVQEDQLSTLNEQWHQSDEAAGLPEDATDKYDLNDIVGRIGIEKSMELELQGEKGYSRMYVDNMGRPREIIEKTDAKAGDDVYLTIDRDLQIAIYKLIEQQLAGIISYHLQYDDLDPNKTYDPSKIPIPVKDAYYQLINNNVLSLMDMSQEGASDIEKQIYSKYEVSREQILAAIRNELLSSHALAMNDLPKDMATYMNYIYAYLSDGSVGIIQKDKIDQSSPEYQAWREGTISLRDYIYSGIAGNWVDTTRLDVTSKYSDADDIFTQLVDHVIESLRSDNKFTKRMFRYLINDEVITGRELCLALYAQGVLTYDAQAIAALQMGDSTYTYQFIKEKISDLELTPAQLALDPCTAGVVVTDVKTGEVRALVTYPSYDNNLMSGSVDAAYFSQLQDDMSRPLYNNATQAQKAPGSTFKPITAVAALEEGVIGLQDTIECTGIYDQISKPIKCWIWPGRHNSENIEEGIQNSCNYFFAELAHRLCMKPDGTYSPDQGLATLRKYAALFGLDHTSGVEISENEPQISSEDPERSAMGQGTHSYTNVQLSRYVAALANRGNVFELSLLDKLTDSDGNLIKDYTPAVSSRVDASDSTWDAVQTGMRRVITDSSAKSIFSDLPVEVAGKTGTAQEDKSRSNHAFFVSFAPYSHPEIAVTVNIPYGYAGTNAATLGKKVYEYYYEYTTLEQIESSGALGVSNVNIGD
- a CDS encoding aminotransferase class I/II-fold pyridoxal phosphate-dependent enzyme, with the protein product MDINEMNQMYESLGIRREVREFAAETEQALKERFEAIDAVAEYNQMKVIKGMQDNRVSDIHFAATTGYGYNDLGRDTLEDVYASVFHGESALVRPQLMSGTHALHVALSGNLRPGDELLSPVGKPYDTLEEVIGIRDSVGSLKEYGVSYRQVDLFEDGSFDYEGIAAALNEKTKLVTIQRSKGYAARPTLSVKRIGELISFIKNIKPDVICMVDNCYGEFVETIEPTDVGADMIVGSLIKNPGGGLAPIGGYIVGRKDCIERASYRLSAPGLGKEVGASLGLNQQLYQGLFLSPVVVSGALKGAIFAASIYERLGCAVVPNGSESRHDIIQAITFGTPEGVISFCRGIQAAAPVDSYVTPEPWDMPGYDSPVIMAAGAFVQGSSIELSADGPIKPPYTVYFQGGLTWYHAKLGILKSLQQLSDDGVLKILR
- a CDS encoding DUF4321 domain-containing protein, which encodes MHYKNFWILLIMLLAGIVLGGFMGQLAEGISWLNWLNFGQSFGLDSPLVINFGILVITFGLTIKITMASIIGVAVALIIYRYI
- the miaA gene encoding tRNA (adenosine(37)-N6)-dimethylallyltransferase MiaA, which encodes MKQPLIVLTGPTAVGKTALSIRLAKAVGGEIISADSMQVYRHMDIGSAKVTPMEMDGVPHYLIDVLEPQESFNVVTFQQMAKEALREIYSHGRIPVIAGGTGFYIQALLYDIDFKENEDSSPVRRELEALAEREGERAPQVLHAMLRQADPEAAAQIHANNIKRVIRAIEYYRQTGEKISLHNQQEREKESPYNFLYYVLNTDRALLYERIDRRVDLMVEQGLVEEVKALRDMGCRRGHTSMQGLGYKEILDYLEGRCSLEEAVYILKRDTRHFAKRQLTWFKREREVRFLNLPEFGGDVSKVLERILEDCAKQGIVLQ
- the mreC gene encoding rod shape-determining protein MreC → METKRSKYILAGLTVLCVLLICITSLKDGIMEPLRTGVGYFLIPIQTGVNAVGTGIYNELKDYGSLKDALRENEELKTQIVQLTEDNNRLQAEQFELDRLRKLYELDQNYMQYDKIGARVIARDSEKWFQVFRINKGSADGVAVDMNVVADGGLVGIVTDVGANYATVRSIIDDSSRVGAMKLDSSYNCIVAGDLTLYEEGRLKLTDFSKDAVLRDGDQIVTSNISTKFLPGILVGYAADVSIDPDHLTQSGYLIPAADFNNLQEVLIITDIKDTGEAAVQ
- the mreD gene encoding rod shape-determining protein MreD; translated protein: MIQAKIKQVLINILFIVLAFTVQNCVFPLLPFLSASPNLLLILTFSFGFIHGKNAGVFYGVLSGLLLDLFYSGPFGFYTLIYIYIGYANGIFTKYYYEDYITLPLILSIFNGIWYSMYIYVFRFLIRGRLNLPYYFRNIMLPEIIFTAVTTLLIYRLFLSASRRVEDIGKRRDTKLV
- the radC gene encoding RadC family protein gives rise to the protein MERIRIKDLPHKDRPYEKCLSLGPDSLSDTELLAVILRTGSREGNSLDLADSLLALGSPGDGLLGLLHHSLDDFMGIKGVGKVKGVQLLCIGELSKRVWKRKASEHALYFGHPEEISDYYMEDMRHLEQEEIRVMFLNTKQAMIRDQIMARGTVNASVMTPREVLIEGLRCRAVSMVLVHNHPSGDPTPSRADMLLTKRLKEAGELVGITLIDHVVIGDRRYLSFREENLM